One segment of Streptomyces sp. YIM 121038 DNA contains the following:
- the murF gene encoding UDP-N-acetylmuramoyl-tripeptide--D-alanyl-D-alanine ligase — protein MIPLSLGEIATVVGGTVEGDGAVTVTAPAVLDGRQAEPGGLFVAFAGEHVDGHDYAVQAGRAGAVAVLGSRPTALPTVVVEDTKAALQALAAHVVAQLRDRLTVVGVTGSRGKTSTKDLLTAVLSSSAPTIATIGSLNNELGMPLTMLRSNEATRFLVLEMGVRRIGDISKLTGLVAPDVGVVLNVGQAHLSHLGSREAIAQAKGELVQGLAPGGTAVLNADDPRVAAMRSLTDRPVLTFGQTERADVRVLDVVLDRLARPSFTLRTADAWAPVTLPLVGTHQALNASAAAAAGLAADVSLDVAAAALPTVALSKWRLELRDLAGGATLLDDSFNADPDSTRAALDTLAAIEGKRRIAVLGEMLELGDDSEAQHHAIGEYAAFRADVVLAVGARPLADGAGERAVALADNAAAVEWLRGRITAGDVVLLKASRGARLDEVAAALMSGPHPR, from the coding sequence ATGATCCCGCTCAGCCTCGGTGAGATCGCCACAGTTGTCGGTGGGACGGTCGAGGGCGACGGCGCCGTGACGGTGACCGCACCGGCCGTGCTCGACGGCCGGCAAGCCGAACCGGGCGGCCTCTTCGTCGCCTTCGCCGGAGAACACGTCGACGGCCACGACTACGCCGTCCAGGCCGGCCGGGCCGGCGCGGTGGCCGTGCTCGGCTCCCGGCCCACGGCGCTGCCGACCGTCGTGGTCGAGGACACCAAGGCCGCGTTGCAGGCGCTCGCCGCCCACGTCGTGGCACAGCTGCGCGACCGGCTGACCGTCGTCGGAGTGACCGGCTCCCGCGGCAAGACCAGCACCAAGGACCTGCTGACGGCCGTCCTGTCGAGCTCCGCGCCGACGATCGCCACCATCGGCTCGCTCAACAACGAACTCGGCATGCCGCTCACCATGCTGCGTTCCAACGAGGCCACCCGGTTCCTCGTCCTTGAGATGGGCGTCCGCCGCATCGGCGACATCTCCAAACTCACCGGCCTGGTAGCGCCCGACGTCGGTGTCGTCCTCAACGTCGGCCAGGCCCACCTCAGCCATCTCGGGTCGCGCGAGGCGATCGCCCAGGCCAAGGGTGAGCTGGTGCAGGGTCTGGCGCCCGGCGGCACCGCGGTCCTGAACGCCGACGATCCGCGGGTGGCCGCGATGCGCTCGCTCACCGACCGCCCGGTGCTGACGTTCGGCCAGACGGAACGCGCCGACGTTCGCGTACTCGACGTGGTCCTTGACCGGCTCGCCCGGCCGTCCTTCACCCTGCGGACCGCCGACGCCTGGGCGCCGGTCACGCTGCCGCTCGTGGGCACTCACCAGGCGCTCAACGCGTCGGCTGCCGCGGCGGCGGGGCTGGCGGCCGACGTCTCCCTCGATGTGGCCGCGGCGGCGCTGCCCACGGTCGCGCTGTCGAAGTGGCGCTTGGAGCTACGCGATCTCGCCGGCGGCGCAACCCTGCTCGACGACTCCTTCAACGCCGATCCCGACTCGACCCGTGCCGCCCTGGACACGCTGGCGGCGATCGAGGGCAAGCGCCGCATCGCCGTCCTCGGCGAGATGCTCGAACTCGGCGACGACAGCGAGGCCCAGCACCACGCCATCGGGGAGTACGCCGCCTTCCGTGCCGACGTGGTGCTCGCGGTCGGCGCCCGGCCGCTCGCCGACGGTGCCGGGGAGCGGGCGGTGGCGCTGGCCGACAACGCCGCGGCCGTCGAGTGGCTGCGCGGCCGGATCACCGCCGGCGATGTGGTGCTCCTCAAGGCCTCTCGCGGGGCGCGACTCGACGAGGTCGCCGCCGCGCTCATGTCCGGGCCCCACCCGCGGTAG